One Trichosurus vulpecula isolate mTriVul1 chromosome 7, mTriVul1.pri, whole genome shotgun sequence genomic region harbors:
- the LOC118857830 gene encoding cyclin-dependent kinase 4-like has product MALTPVVVTLCYRAPEVLLQSAYATPVDMWSVGCIFAEMFRRKPLFCGNSEADQLSKIFDLIGLPAEDDWPPDVSLPRGAFTPCSPQPLQSVVSELEGPGAQLLLEMLTFSPHKRISAFRALQHTYLQTAGEGNPEGPLEGLYPGPIQKSCHFPLPRTLGSLLPPP; this is encoded by the coding sequence ATGGCACTCACACCTGTGGTAGTCACTCTCTGCTACCGGGCTCCTGAGGTTCTCCTGCAGTCAGCATATGCAACACCTGTGGACATGTGGAGCGTTGGCTGCATCTTCGCAGAGATGTTCCGTAGGAAGCCTCTCTTCTGTGGAAACTCTGAAGCTGACCAGTTAAGCAAAATCTTTGACCTGATTGGGCTCCCAGCAGAAGATGACTGGCCTCCTGACGTTTCTCTGCCCCGTGGAGCCTTTACTCCTTGTAGTCCCCAGCCTTTACAGTCTGTTGTGTCTGAGTTGGAGGGGCCTGGAGCACAACTGCTACTGGAGATGCTGACCTTTAGCCCCCACAAACGCATCTCTGCCTTCCGAGCTCTGCAACACACTTATCTACAGACAGCTGGGGAAGGGAACCCAGAAGGACCACTGGAGGGACTGTATCCAGGACCAATACAGAAGAGCTGCCATTTCCCCCTCCCACGGACACTAGGATCACTCCTACCGCCACCGTGA
- the LOC118857831 gene encoding LOW QUALITY PROTEIN: cytochrome c1, heme protein, mitochondrial-like (The sequence of the model RefSeq protein was modified relative to this genomic sequence to represent the inferred CDS: substituted 2 bases at 2 genomic stop codons), producing VEEAGDGAVRASGCLSVLGLQCTHGRVLLGGARPGTLELRLPQAATMSSLSNLLRGRKVVLSALGMLAAGGAGLAVPLHTAVGASDLELHPPSYPWSHRGFLSSLDHGSIRWVFQVYKPVCSSCHSVDYLAYRHSVGVHYTESEAKALAEETEVQDGPHEDGEMFMRPGKLSDYLPKPYPNPEAARAANNGALPLALSYIIRARHGGEDYVFSLLMGYCDPPAGVSLREGLYFNAYFPGQVIAMAPPIYNEVLEYDDGTPATKSQVEKDVCTFLCXASEPEHDHXKLMGLKMLLMFALLIPLTYTMKRHKWSVLKSWTLAYWPPK from the coding sequence GTTGAGGAGGCCGGAGATGGCGCTGTACGGGCCTCTGGGTGCTTGTCGGTGCTGGGGCTTCAGTGCACCCACGGCCGGGTCCTGCTGGGCGGTGCTAGGCCCGGTACTCTTGAGCTACGGCTGCCTCAGGCTGCCACAATGTCTTCATTGTCAAACCTCTTGAGGGGCCGGAAAGTGGTGCTGTCAGCCCTGGGCATGCTGGCAGCGGGAGGTGCAGGACTTGCTGTGCCTCTGCATACTGCTGTAGGTGCCAGTGACCTAGAGCTGCACCCACCAAGCTACCCCTGGTCTCACCGAGGCTTCCTCTCCTCCTTGGACCATGGCAGCATTCGCTGGGTCTTCCAGGTGTATAAGCCGGTGTGCTCTTCCTGCCATAGCGTGGACTACTTGGCTTATCGCCATTCGGTGGGTGTGCACTACACTGAATCAGAAGCCAAGGCCTTGGCAGAGGAGACAGAGGTTCAGGATGGCCCTCATGAAGATGGAGAGATGTTCATGAGGCCAGGGAAGCTTTCTGACTATCTCCCCAAGCCCTACCCTAACCCTGAGGCTGCTCGGGCTGCCAACAATGGGGCACTACCCCTTGCCCTCAGCTACATCATCCGAGCCAGGCATGGTGGTGAGGATTATGTCTTTTCCCTGCTCATGGGATACTGTGACCCCCCTGCTGGAGTCTCCCTTCGAGAGGGCCTTTACTTCAATGCCTACTTCCCTGGCCAGGTCATTGCCATGGCTCCTCCTATCTACAATGAGGTCCTTGAATATGATGATGGTACACCAGCCACTAAGTCACAGGTAGAAAAGGACGTGTGTACCTTCCTGTGTTGAGCATCTGAACCAGAGCATGATCATTGAAAACTCATGGGGCTCAAGATGCTGCTGATGTTTGCTTTGCTGATCCCCCTCACCTACACCATGAAAAGGCACAAGTGGTCAGTGCTGAAAAGTTGGACGCTGGCATACTGGCCACCTAAGTGA